One window of the Shewanella khirikhana genome contains the following:
- a CDS encoding phosphoribulokinase encodes MSAKHPIIAVTGSSGAGTTTTTTAFNHIFRQLGINAAYVEGDSFHRYTRAEMEVMIRKAKAENRDISYFGPEANDFGRLEQCFSDYSTTGTGETRSYLHTFDEAVPYNQMPGTFTQWRQLPGDTDMLFYEGLHGGVVTAEHNVAQHVDLLIGMVPIVNLEWIQKIIRDTSDRGHSREKVMNSIVRSMDDYINHMTPQFSRTHINFQRVPTVDTSNPFSAKAIPSLDESFVVIRFRGFNKVDFPYYLSMLQGSFMSRMNTMVVPGGKMSLAMELILTPLIQELQEKRQAILDSEAGDDSAK; translated from the coding sequence ATGTCTGCCAAGCATCCCATCATAGCTGTCACCGGTTCATCCGGCGCCGGGACCACGACGACAACGACCGCCTTCAACCACATCTTCAGGCAGTTGGGCATCAACGCCGCCTATGTGGAGGGAGACAGCTTCCACCGCTATACCCGCGCCGAAATGGAAGTGATGATCCGCAAGGCCAAGGCCGAAAACCGCGACATCAGCTACTTTGGCCCCGAAGCCAACGACTTTGGCCGCCTGGAGCAATGCTTTTCCGATTACAGCACCACCGGCACAGGTGAAACCCGCAGCTACCTGCACACCTTCGATGAAGCCGTGCCCTACAACCAGATGCCCGGCACCTTCACCCAATGGCGCCAACTGCCCGGCGATACCGATATGCTGTTTTACGAGGGTCTGCACGGCGGCGTGGTAACCGCCGAGCACAACGTGGCGCAGCATGTGGATTTATTGATTGGCATGGTGCCCATCGTCAACCTGGAGTGGATCCAGAAGATCATCCGCGATACCTCAGACCGGGGCCACAGTCGCGAAAAGGTGATGAACTCTATCGTGCGTTCCATGGACGATTACATCAATCATATGACGCCGCAGTTTTCACGCACCCATATCAACTTCCAGCGGGTGCCCACGGTAGATACCTCCAACCCCTTCTCGGCCAAGGCCATTCCCAGCCTGGATGAAAGCTTTGTGGTCATCCGCTTCCGCGGCTTCAACAAGGTGGACTTCCCTTACTACCTGTCGATGTTGCAGGGCAGCTTTATGTCGCGGATGAACACCATGGTGGTGCCCGGCGGCAAGATGTCGCTGGCGATGGAGCTTATCCTCACCCCGCTGATCCAGGAGCTGCAGGAAAAGCGTCAGGCGATTCTGGACAGTGAAGCGGGCGACGACAGCGCAAAATAA
- a CDS encoding sel1 repeat family protein, translated as MKYWQGITAAVVLMLNVGTASAFSLPRPAGDEAAGKLLHIEMRAANEDADAQFLLGLMHVSGRYVAQDAELGMQWIGRAANQGHGKAQQTLADLRFEGQLVNRNLAEAERWYLQMSLRGERWANFRLGFIYAAGGDGVERNCGRAVEQFQLAGDQVALGNAAWILATCPEAKYRDGSKAVTLALKLLSENANDPTNLDNLAAAYAELGDFNNAVAAQQRAIAALEHSKQTDLKAEEFHQRLKHYQQGKPYREVIPLQP; from the coding sequence GTGAAGTACTGGCAAGGTATTACGGCAGCCGTCGTTCTGATGTTGAATGTAGGCACCGCTTCGGCATTTTCGCTGCCCCGTCCGGCGGGCGATGAAGCGGCGGGCAAGTTGCTGCACATTGAGATGCGCGCTGCCAATGAAGATGCCGATGCGCAGTTTTTACTTGGTTTGATGCACGTTTCCGGCCGCTACGTTGCCCAGGATGCTGAACTTGGGATGCAGTGGATTGGCCGCGCCGCCAATCAGGGCCATGGCAAGGCTCAGCAAACCCTCGCCGATCTGCGTTTCGAAGGTCAGCTCGTCAACCGTAATCTCGCCGAAGCCGAACGCTGGTATTTGCAAATGAGCCTGCGCGGTGAGCGCTGGGCCAATTTCCGCCTTGGTTTTATTTATGCCGCCGGTGGCGATGGTGTTGAGCGTAACTGCGGCCGTGCCGTGGAGCAGTTTCAGCTCGCGGGCGATCAGGTAGCCCTTGGCAATGCCGCCTGGATTCTGGCCACCTGTCCCGAAGCCAAATACCGCGATGGCTCCAAGGCGGTGACTCTGGCATTGAAGCTGCTGTCTGAAAACGCCAACGACCCGACCAATTTGGATAACCTGGCCGCTGCCTATGCCGAGCTGGGTGACTTCAACAATGCCGTTGCTGCCCAGCAGCGCGCTATTGCCGCCCTTGAACACAGCAAACAAACCGACCTTAAGGCCGAAGAGTTTCATCAGCGCCTGAAGCACTATCAGCAGGGCAAGCCTTATCGCGAAGTGATACCGCTGCAGCCTTGA
- the crp gene encoding cAMP-activated global transcriptional regulator CRP, producing the protein MALIGKPKPDPTLEWFLSHCHIHKYPAKSTLIHAGEDSDTLYYIVKGSVAVLIKDEEGKEMILSYLNQGDFIGELGLFEEQAERTAWVRAKQACEIAEISYKKFKQLIQVNPEILMKLAAQMAVRLQSTSQKVGDLAFLDVAGRIAQTLLHLARQPDAMTHPDGMQIKITRQEIGQIVGCSRETVGRILKMLEEQNLIQAHGKTIVVYGTR; encoded by the coding sequence ATGGCACTGATTGGCAAACCTAAACCCGATCCAACTCTGGAATGGTTTTTATCCCACTGTCACATTCACAAGTATCCGGCCAAGAGTACCTTGATCCACGCCGGTGAAGACTCAGATACCCTCTACTACATCGTTAAGGGTTCTGTTGCAGTACTGATTAAGGATGAAGAAGGCAAGGAGATGATCCTGTCTTATCTGAATCAGGGCGACTTTATTGGTGAGCTGGGTCTGTTTGAAGAACAAGCCGAGCGTACTGCCTGGGTTCGCGCCAAGCAGGCCTGTGAAATCGCTGAAATTTCTTACAAGAAATTCAAGCAACTGATTCAGGTGAATCCAGAAATCCTGATGAAGCTGGCCGCGCAAATGGCTGTGCGTCTGCAAAGCACCAGCCAGAAGGTAGGCGATCTGGCCTTCCTCGACGTAGCCGGTCGCATAGCTCAGACTCTGCTGCACCTGGCCCGTCAGCCAGATGCCATGACCCACCCGGACGGCATGCAAATCAAGATCACCCGTCAGGAAATCGGTCAGATCGTGGGTTGTTCACGCGAGACCGTAGGTCGCATCCTTAAAATGCTTGAAGAACAAAATCTTATCCAAGCTCACGGCAAAACCATCGTGGTGTACGGCACCCGTTGA
- a CDS encoding PepSY domain-containing protein yields MSRRLPLGIIITSLLLQGKVAASAIELEHYEAKRLVSEGQILSLDATLERVAAFCQGKLLDAHLYQDGDSWRYDLQFGFQRGQITHLSVDASSGKLSPDSVLPDECQTHETATR; encoded by the coding sequence ATGTCGCGAAGACTGCCTTTGGGCATCATCATTACATCCTTGCTTCTTCAGGGAAAAGTGGCAGCTTCGGCCATTGAGCTGGAACACTACGAGGCCAAGCGCCTGGTCAGTGAAGGACAGATCCTCTCCCTTGATGCCACCCTCGAACGGGTCGCGGCCTTTTGCCAGGGAAAACTGCTCGACGCCCACCTGTATCAGGATGGTGACTCCTGGCGTTATGATTTGCAGTTTGGCTTTCAACGTGGTCAGATAACCCATCTGAGCGTTGACGCGTCGAGCGGGAAGCTCAGTCCCGATTCAGTACTGCCGGACGAATGCCAAACCCATGAAACTGCTACTCGTTGA
- a CDS encoding response regulator transcription factor — MKLLLVEDNAMLVKELQKQLKQAGFVTDVTDKAVDADYLIKETQYDCVILDIGLPDGNGLNLLEKWRTDGITTPVIMLTARSQWHEKVEGFNAGADDYLGKPFHAQELLARIHALINRAHGRPASPGKQLSYGGVTLDESQQTVQVGEQIHELTAMEFRLLKIFLLSPKKLLSKAQLTDKLYQFDDEKESNVVEVYVTHLRKKLGKTAIETRRGQGYIFHGLEV, encoded by the coding sequence ATGAAACTGCTACTCGTTGAAGACAATGCCATGCTGGTCAAAGAGCTGCAAAAACAGCTCAAACAGGCCGGTTTTGTTACCGATGTGACCGACAAGGCGGTTGACGCCGACTACCTTATCAAAGAAACCCAATACGACTGCGTGATCCTCGACATCGGCCTGCCCGACGGCAATGGTCTGAATTTGCTTGAGAAGTGGCGTACCGACGGGATCACCACTCCCGTGATTATGCTCACCGCGCGCAGCCAGTGGCACGAAAAGGTTGAAGGCTTTAACGCCGGCGCCGATGACTATCTGGGCAAACCCTTCCACGCCCAGGAATTGCTGGCCCGCATCCATGCACTGATTAACCGCGCCCATGGCCGTCCCGCAAGCCCTGGCAAGCAACTTAGCTATGGCGGTGTGACGCTGGATGAATCCCAGCAGACCGTGCAGGTTGGCGAGCAAATTCATGAGCTTACCGCCATGGAATTTCGCCTGCTGAAAATCTTCCTGTTGTCTCCCAAGAAACTGCTGTCCAAAGCCCAGCTTACCGACAAGCTGTATCAGTTTGACGATGAGAAAGAGAGCAACGTGGTGGAAGTGTACGTGACCCACCTGCGTAAAAAGCTCGGCAAGACCGCCATTGAAACCCGTCGCGGTCAGGGATATATCTTCCACGGCCTGGAAGTATGA
- a CDS encoding ATP-binding protein, which produces MISIRAKLSLWLTGLVIVGTIVGLFLFESMLRQAFHDSIINRLEEDLEHVILATHIQDGDIGIDQSMLSGFYKPAYSGRYYQLNLPEEVIRSRSLWDQQLEIEDLAPGETRVWQAKGPKNHDMQLLSVGLKSQSGEIQATLTVAQDLSIGRRVFSEIYGTKLMVNLGMLLAMITGIFLVLRQSFQPLRKIKEALSRLRDGETDRLALDTIPAELHPLASTYNELLDYTSKQIARSRNNLGNLSHGLKTPLAVMQQQVETLGLSDPEMAEAMQQQLDMIRKMIERKLAAARITGDMLPAAQMQIPRDIDSLTGTLEKVHRSKEIRFAVDIARGINRLPIHREDGMELLGNLLDNACKWAAVDVSLRIFPLESTLWLEIEDDGPGVAAEALSQLTERGKRLDEAVMGHGLGLSIVKEICEQYELELDFTHSERLGGLKVSIGFRLH; this is translated from the coding sequence ATGATCTCAATTCGCGCCAAGCTCAGTCTATGGCTGACCGGGCTTGTGATCGTGGGCACCATAGTCGGCCTGTTTTTGTTTGAATCCATGCTCAGACAGGCCTTTCACGACTCCATTATCAACCGCCTCGAAGAAGACCTCGAACACGTTATCCTTGCCACCCACATTCAGGATGGCGATATCGGCATCGATCAATCCATGCTGTCGGGCTTCTACAAACCTGCCTATTCCGGCCGTTATTACCAGCTGAACCTGCCAGAAGAAGTGATCCGTTCGCGCTCCCTGTGGGATCAACAGCTGGAGATCGAGGATCTCGCCCCAGGCGAAACCCGGGTATGGCAGGCCAAGGGGCCGAAAAACCACGATATGCAGCTCTTGAGCGTGGGGCTTAAATCCCAGAGCGGCGAGATTCAGGCTACCCTCACAGTGGCGCAGGATCTCAGTATTGGCCGCAGGGTATTCAGCGAAATCTATGGCACCAAGCTGATGGTCAACCTCGGCATGTTGCTTGCCATGATCACCGGCATCTTTTTGGTGCTGCGCCAATCGTTCCAGCCACTGCGCAAAATCAAAGAAGCCCTGTCGCGGCTCAGGGACGGCGAAACCGACCGGCTGGCGCTGGACACCATTCCCGCCGAGCTGCATCCGCTGGCGTCCACCTACAATGAGCTGCTGGACTACACCAGCAAGCAAATCGCCCGCAGCCGCAATAACCTTGGCAACTTAAGCCACGGCCTCAAAACCCCGTTGGCGGTAATGCAGCAGCAGGTGGAAACCCTGGGGCTGAGCGACCCGGAAATGGCCGAAGCCATGCAGCAGCAGCTGGATATGATCCGCAAGATGATTGAGCGCAAGCTTGCCGCTGCGCGTATCACAGGCGACATGCTGCCTGCGGCGCAAATGCAAATTCCGAGGGATATCGACAGCCTCACCGGCACCCTGGAAAAGGTGCATCGCAGCAAAGAAATTCGCTTTGCGGTGGATATAGCCAGAGGTATCAATCGCTTGCCTATTCACCGCGAAGACGGCATGGAGCTACTCGGTAACCTTTTGGATAACGCCTGCAAATGGGCCGCTGTCGATGTTTCCCTGCGGATTTTCCCGCTGGAAAGCACCTTATGGCTGGAGATTGAAGATGATGGCCCCGGCGTAGCGGCCGAAGCCTTGTCTCAGCTCACCGAGCGCGGCAAACGCCTCGATGAAGCCGTGATGGGCCATGGACTTGGGTTATCGATTGTCAAAGAGATCTGCGAGCAATACGAGCTTGAGCTGGATTTCACCCACAGCGAACGCCTGGGCGGCCTTAAGGTCAGCATTGGCTTCAGACTCCACTAA
- a CDS encoding DUF1338 domain-containing protein, whose translation MHTDVNALFAALWQDYIEMTPSAAKVHSLLGKGEAIINDHIALRTFNLDKVNLDVLAAHFEALGYKACADYNFDKKKLRAKHFEHADSTQPKVFISELLVEEFSPELQAIVKEMVAQVDVAATKAENFLYSGRHWKVDFATYQKLLAESEYAAWVAAFGYRANHFTVSINHLPGYSSILEVNDALKQGDFVLNAAGGEVKGSPAELLEQSSTMADRIAVAFDDQTVELPSCFYEFALRYPKADGELYTGFVAASADKIFESTNVN comes from the coding sequence ATGCACACTGATGTAAACGCCTTGTTCGCCGCCCTCTGGCAGGACTATATCGAGATGACCCCTTCCGCCGCCAAGGTTCACAGCCTGCTTGGCAAGGGCGAAGCCATCATCAACGACCATATCGCGCTGCGTACCTTCAATTTGGATAAGGTGAATCTGGACGTGCTGGCGGCCCACTTTGAAGCCCTGGGTTACAAGGCCTGTGCCGACTACAACTTTGATAAGAAGAAGCTGCGCGCCAAGCACTTCGAGCATGCTGACAGCACTCAGCCCAAGGTGTTTATCTCCGAATTGCTGGTGGAAGAATTCAGCCCTGAATTGCAAGCCATTGTGAAAGAGATGGTGGCACAGGTGGATGTGGCTGCGACCAAGGCCGAAAACTTCCTCTACTCAGGTCGCCACTGGAAAGTGGATTTTGCCACCTACCAAAAACTGCTGGCTGAGAGCGAATATGCCGCCTGGGTTGCTGCCTTTGGTTATCGCGCCAACCACTTTACTGTGTCTATCAACCATTTGCCCGGCTACAGCAGCATCCTTGAGGTCAATGATGCCCTCAAACAGGGTGACTTTGTGCTGAATGCGGCAGGTGGCGAAGTGAAAGGCTCACCAGCTGAGCTGCTTGAGCAGTCTTCAACCATGGCCGACCGTATTGCGGTTGCCTTCGATGACCAAACCGTTGAGCTGCCAAGCTGCTTCTACGAGTTTGCCCTGCGCTATCCCAAGGCCGATGGTGAGCTTTACACAGGTTTTGTGGCCGCATCGGCGGACAAGATTTTTGAGAGCACCAACGTTAACTGA
- the astD gene encoding succinylglutamate-semialdehyde dehydrogenase, which translates to MTQFINGQWLAGEGKEMQSNNPANGEVIWQGKAAVPAQVDAAVMAARNAQFDWFMLGFEGRQAIVEAYRAELEANKAELAEVIAQETGKPRWETATEVAAMIGKVGLSITAYHKRTGTEVNDGAAGRAVLRHKPHGVVAVFGPYNFPGHLPNGHIVPALLAGNAVVFKPSELTPKVAEEMLKLWDKAGLPKGVINQVQGEVETGKALASHPQLDGLFFTGSSRTGHLLHQQYAGHPGKILALEMGGNNPLIIRGVSDTRAAIHDIIQSAFISSGQRCTCARRLYVEKGAEGDKLLAGLVDAVKAIKVGPWNAEPQPFMGSMISETAAKGMLEAQRNLLNLGGKSLVELTHLEVGTGLVSPGIVDVTEVIELPDEEYFGPLLQVVRYSDFDEAIRLANDTRYGLSAGILADDKADYEYFLDRIRAGIVNWNKQITGASGSAPFGGVGASGNHRASAFYAADYCAYPVASMESDSVTMPASLSPGLSI; encoded by the coding sequence ATGACCCAATTTATCAATGGCCAGTGGCTCGCTGGCGAAGGCAAAGAGATGCAGTCAAACAACCCCGCCAATGGCGAGGTGATTTGGCAGGGCAAAGCGGCGGTACCGGCTCAGGTTGATGCGGCCGTGATGGCTGCCCGTAACGCCCAGTTCGACTGGTTTATGCTGGGCTTTGAAGGTCGTCAGGCCATTGTGGAAGCCTACCGCGCCGAGCTTGAAGCCAATAAGGCTGAGCTGGCCGAAGTGATAGCCCAGGAAACCGGTAAGCCACGCTGGGAAACCGCAACCGAAGTTGCTGCCATGATTGGCAAAGTGGGTCTGTCGATTACCGCTTATCACAAGCGTACCGGCACTGAAGTGAATGATGGCGCCGCAGGCCGCGCTGTGCTGCGTCACAAGCCCCATGGTGTGGTGGCGGTATTTGGCCCTTACAACTTCCCCGGCCACCTGCCAAATGGCCACATAGTGCCTGCACTGCTGGCGGGTAACGCCGTGGTGTTCAAGCCCTCTGAGCTGACTCCAAAAGTGGCCGAAGAGATGTTGAAACTCTGGGACAAGGCCGGTCTGCCCAAGGGCGTGATTAATCAGGTACAGGGCGAAGTGGAGACAGGTAAGGCACTGGCCTCCCATCCACAGCTGGATGGTCTGTTCTTTACCGGCAGCTCACGCACAGGTCACCTGCTGCATCAGCAGTATGCCGGTCATCCGGGTAAAATTCTGGCGCTGGAAATGGGCGGCAACAACCCACTTATCATCAGGGGCGTGAGCGATACCCGCGCCGCCATTCATGACATTATTCAATCGGCCTTTATTTCTTCCGGTCAGCGCTGCACCTGCGCTCGCCGTCTGTATGTGGAAAAAGGCGCCGAGGGCGACAAGCTGCTTGCCGGTCTGGTTGATGCGGTAAAAGCCATCAAGGTTGGCCCATGGAATGCCGAGCCACAACCATTTATGGGCTCGATGATTTCAGAAACCGCTGCTAAAGGCATGCTGGAAGCGCAGCGTAACCTGCTGAATCTTGGTGGTAAGTCGCTGGTTGAGCTGACTCACCTCGAAGTGGGCACCGGTTTGGTTTCCCCCGGCATTGTTGATGTAACCGAAGTGATTGAGCTGCCGGATGAAGAATACTTTGGTCCGCTGCTGCAGGTGGTGCGCTACAGCGATTTTGACGAAGCCATTCGCCTGGCCAACGATACCCGCTATGGTCTGTCGGCCGGTATTCTGGCCGATGATAAAGCCGACTACGAGTACTTCCTCGACCGCATTCGCGCCGGTATCGTTAACTGGAACAAGCAAATCACAGGTGCGTCCGGTTCAGCCCCCTTCGGTGGTGTAGGTGCCTCGGGCAACCACAGAGCCAGCGCCTTCTATGCCGCTGACTACTGCGCCTATCCAGTGGCGTCCATGGAGTCCGACAGCGTGACCATGCCCGCCAGCCTGAGTCCGGGTCTGTCGATATAA
- the astA gene encoding arginine N-succinyltransferase yields MLIIRPIRSSDFDALYSIAVESGHGFTSLPVNEDLLKRKIARSEASFQKVVDKPFDEGYLMVLEDTENGLVVGTCALEAAVGMEDAFYHYRLGTEVYHSEQIQVRNEVETLTLCHDYTGAAELCTLFLKADYRQGNNGRMLSRSRFLFLAQHASRFGETVIAEMRGVSDENGNSPFYSWLQKHFLGIDFVEADYLSGLGQKAFMAEMMPRNPVYVCLLPEDAQKVIGEVHTNTRPAISLLRAEGFRCRGYVDIFDGGPTVECNLQDIRGVRESRLLTVRIGEMPASDDSYLISNTKLADYRASCTELHISADSEDVILSPELAAGLLVSDGEQVRVLAI; encoded by the coding sequence ATGTTAATCATACGTCCAATCCGATCCAGTGACTTCGATGCCCTGTACAGCATTGCCGTTGAGTCAGGCCATGGCTTTACCTCGCTGCCGGTGAACGAAGATCTGCTGAAACGCAAAATAGCCCGCTCAGAAGCATCCTTTCAAAAAGTCGTGGATAAGCCGTTTGACGAAGGCTATCTGATGGTGCTTGAAGACACCGAAAACGGTTTGGTGGTGGGCACCTGTGCTCTGGAAGCCGCCGTAGGCATGGAAGATGCGTTCTATCATTACCGCCTGGGTACAGAGGTGTATCATTCTGAGCAAATTCAGGTGCGTAACGAAGTCGAGACCCTGACTCTGTGTCACGACTACACAGGCGCCGCCGAACTTTGCACCCTGTTTCTGAAGGCCGATTATCGCCAGGGCAACAATGGCCGCATGCTTTCCCGCAGCCGCTTCCTGTTTTTGGCTCAGCATGCGTCACGCTTCGGTGAAACCGTGATTGCCGAAATGCGCGGGGTCAGCGATGAAAACGGCAACTCGCCCTTCTACTCCTGGTTGCAAAAGCACTTTTTGGGTATCGATTTTGTTGAGGCCGACTATCTCTCGGGCCTTGGCCAAAAAGCCTTTATGGCTGAGATGATGCCAAGAAACCCTGTGTACGTTTGTCTGCTGCCGGAAGACGCGCAAAAGGTGATTGGTGAAGTTCACACCAACACCCGTCCCGCCATCAGCCTGCTGCGTGCCGAAGGCTTCCGTTGCCGCGGCTATGTGGACATTTTCGATGGTGGCCCAACCGTAGAGTGCAATCTGCAGGACATCCGCGGCGTGCGTGAAAGTCGCCTGCTGACGGTTCGCATCGGTGAGATGCCGGCATCGGATGACAGCTATCTTATCTCCAACACCAAGCTGGCCGATTACCGCGCCAGCTGCACCGAGCTGCACATCAGCGCAGACAGTGAAGACGTTATTTTAAGCCCCGAGCTTGCCGCAGGCCTTCTGGTCAGCGACGGCGAGCAGGTGCGGGTACTGGCAATATAG
- a CDS encoding aspartate aminotransferase family protein: MTDNMNLTRAQFDEVMVPNYAPAAVIPVRGEGSRVWDQQGNEYIDFAGGIAVNCLGHCHPALVSALKEQGEKLWHLSNTMTNEPALALATKLVESTFAERVYFANSGAEANEAALKLARRYAIENFGEHKVEVIAFDKAFHGRTFFTVSVGGQAAYSDGFGPKPAAITHLPFNDIAALEAAVSDNTCAIMLEPLQGEGGIINGDPEFLRAVRRLADKHNALVIFDEVQTGIGRTGELYAYMGTEIVPDILTSAKALGGGFPIAAMLTTAKIAAHLKVGTHGSTYGGNPLACAIGNAVMDVVNNAEVLDGVKHREQLFRDGLARINEKYHVFSEVRGKGLLLGAVLNEQYAGRSRDFLNAAVAEGLLSLMAGANVVRFTPSLVIPEADIAEGLARFERAVAKVTAA; the protein is encoded by the coding sequence ATGACTGACAACATGAATCTGACACGTGCCCAGTTTGATGAAGTAATGGTGCCTAACTATGCGCCTGCCGCGGTAATTCCCGTGCGTGGCGAAGGAAGCCGTGTCTGGGATCAGCAAGGTAACGAGTACATCGACTTTGCCGGCGGTATTGCCGTGAACTGTCTGGGTCACTGTCATCCTGCGCTGGTTTCTGCCCTGAAAGAGCAAGGCGAGAAACTGTGGCACCTGTCCAACACCATGACCAACGAGCCCGCGCTGGCGCTGGCCACCAAGCTGGTTGAGTCCACCTTTGCCGAGCGTGTGTATTTTGCCAACTCAGGCGCCGAGGCCAACGAAGCGGCCCTGAAACTGGCCCGTCGCTATGCCATCGAAAACTTCGGTGAGCACAAGGTTGAAGTCATTGCCTTCGACAAGGCCTTCCACGGCCGTACCTTCTTTACCGTTTCTGTTGGTGGTCAGGCTGCCTACTCCGATGGTTTTGGTCCCAAGCCTGCGGCCATCACCCACCTGCCTTTCAATGACATCGCCGCGCTGGAAGCTGCTGTGTCTGACAACACCTGTGCCATCATGCTTGAGCCGCTGCAGGGCGAAGGTGGCATCATCAATGGCGACCCAGAATTCCTGCGTGCCGTTCGCCGTCTGGCCGACAAGCACAATGCCCTGGTTATCTTCGATGAAGTGCAGACTGGCATCGGCCGTACCGGTGAGCTTTATGCTTACATGGGCACCGAAATCGTGCCTGATATCTTGACATCAGCCAAGGCGCTGGGCGGTGGTTTCCCCATCGCGGCCATGCTGACCACGGCCAAGATTGCCGCTCACCTGAAAGTGGGCACCCACGGTTCTACCTACGGCGGTAACCCACTGGCCTGTGCCATCGGTAACGCTGTGATGGATGTGGTGAACAACGCCGAAGTGCTGGATGGTGTTAAGCATCGCGAGCAACTCTTCCGTGACGGTCTGGCCCGTATCAACGAAAAATATCACGTCTTTTCTGAAGTGCGTGGCAAGGGCTTGCTGCTGGGCGCTGTGCTCAACGAGCAGTATGCCGGTCGTAGCCGCGACTTCCTCAATGCCGCCGTGGCCGAAGGCCTGCTGAGCCTGATGGCTGGCGCCAACGTGGTGCGCTTCACTCCTTCACTGGTGATCCCGGAAGCCGATATTGCCGAAGGTCTGGCCCGTTTTGAACGTGCCGTTGCCAAGGTAACAGCTGCCTGA
- a CDS encoding alpha/beta hydrolase produces the protein MASWQAKVLNSILSYIARPSMNARGVRMSLPDIRLRLLSLDCRYLPWPEALTTKELPLTHSKLLHYQMQKGADESSPSPGVADYGQSELAIFYVRGGGFCLKTPHAHARYIASLCAELNADAFVPDYRLAPEHPFPAPFEDVLEGFRAFLDAWSGPFVLMGDSAGGNLAMALLLNARDLGLKLPQSCVLLSPALDLAITGDSERLLAADDPFFTPESLLRLRGAYLQGTNPMLPEVSPLHGELHGLPPVLLLAGTRELLLEDAERMAMRLAAAGNAVESRFIANMPHVFPLFELLPEAVEGRGIIVDFIRRHQG, from the coding sequence ATGGCGAGTTGGCAGGCCAAGGTTCTCAACAGCATTCTGTCCTACATTGCCAGACCCAGCATGAACGCCCGTGGCGTTCGTATGTCGCTGCCGGACATCCGACTGCGACTGTTGTCGCTGGATTGCCGCTATCTGCCCTGGCCTGAGGCGCTGACCACCAAAGAACTGCCGCTGACCCACAGCAAGCTGCTGCATTATCAGATGCAGAAAGGCGCTGACGAGTCGAGCCCATCGCCGGGCGTTGCCGACTACGGGCAGTCTGAGCTGGCTATCTTTTATGTGCGCGGCGGTGGTTTTTGTTTGAAAACGCCCCATGCCCATGCACGTTACATCGCCTCCCTTTGCGCTGAGCTCAACGCCGATGCGTTTGTGCCGGACTATCGTCTTGCGCCCGAGCATCCGTTTCCGGCCCCGTTTGAGGATGTGCTGGAAGGATTTCGTGCCTTTCTTGATGCCTGGTCAGGCCCCTTTGTACTGATGGGCGACAGCGCCGGTGGTAATCTGGCCATGGCATTACTGCTCAACGCGCGGGACTTGGGGCTTAAGCTGCCACAAAGCTGCGTGCTGCTGAGTCCGGCGCTGGATTTGGCCATTACCGGCGACAGCGAGCGATTGCTGGCGGCGGATGATCCTTTCTTTACCCCGGAGTCGCTGCTCAGGCTAAGGGGCGCCTATCTGCAGGGCACCAACCCTATGTTACCCGAGGTCAGTCCGCTGCACGGCGAGCTGCACGGACTGCCGCCAGTGTTGCTGCTGGCCGGCACCCGAGAGCTGCTGCTGGAAGATGCCGAACGCATGGCAATGCGGCTGGCAGCGGCTGGCAATGCAGTGGAAAGCCGCTTTATCGCCAACATGCCCCATGTGTTTCCGCTGTTTGAGCTGCTGCCTGAAGCGGTGGAGGGCAGGGGGATCATCGTTGACTTTATTCGTCGTCACCAAGGCTAG